A portion of the Pedobacter cryoconitis genome contains these proteins:
- a CDS encoding murein hydrolase activator EnvC family protein: MKLHKLLLFLLLIAFAPAAFAQSSSQLKRKKEAIQREIELLQKNLNKAAQGKKLTLSEIRALSTKISLMQSKITVINSEIKNLDNEIHENKNTVHSLQGQLAQLKKEYAGMIRFAQRNKNSYDKMMFIFAARDFNQAYKRIKYLQQFGQYRKKQADYIQGTEKNLNYKIVVLDKSLKAKSSLLKEQETEQGKLAKNKNEQATVLNQFSKQEKQFGRDIAKRKKQQAAIDREIRNAINREIALARKRAEEEARIAAAKAKAESKPAPAEKPKPKSGNYLTATPEAARLSAGFETNRGRLPWPVASGSITEGFGRHTEGQAGYTNDGVNIMTSEGATVRAVFGGEVLFVTVIQGIYVVAIRHGEYFTIYQNLKSPSVSKGEKVETRQSIGTVATTSDGAVLHFEIMRGQSKLNPEAWIAK, from the coding sequence ATGAAGCTACACAAATTACTTTTATTTCTTCTGTTAATCGCGTTTGCGCCGGCGGCTTTTGCCCAAAGCAGCTCTCAGTTAAAGCGGAAGAAGGAAGCCATCCAGCGTGAGATTGAACTTTTACAGAAAAACCTGAATAAGGCAGCTCAGGGTAAGAAGCTTACTTTAAGTGAGATACGTGCATTAAGTACTAAGATTAGCTTGATGCAGAGTAAAATCACGGTCATCAATTCAGAAATAAAAAATCTGGACAATGAGATCCATGAGAATAAAAACACCGTACATTCATTGCAGGGTCAGCTGGCACAGCTTAAAAAAGAATATGCCGGAATGATCAGGTTTGCACAGCGCAATAAAAATTCATACGATAAGATGATGTTTATTTTTGCTGCACGTGACTTTAACCAGGCTTATAAAAGAATAAAATATTTACAGCAATTTGGGCAGTACCGTAAAAAACAAGCGGACTATATCCAGGGAACTGAGAAGAACCTGAACTATAAAATTGTAGTACTGGATAAAAGCTTAAAAGCAAAAAGCAGTTTATTGAAAGAGCAGGAAACTGAACAGGGTAAACTGGCTAAGAACAAAAATGAACAGGCTACGGTATTGAACCAGTTCAGCAAGCAGGAAAAACAATTTGGCCGCGATATCGCCAAAAGAAAGAAACAACAGGCAGCGATTGACCGTGAGATCAGAAATGCGATTAACAGGGAGATTGCTTTGGCCAGAAAAAGAGCGGAAGAAGAAGCCAGGATTGCTGCAGCGAAAGCAAAAGCGGAAAGTAAACCTGCTCCGGCAGAGAAACCAAAACCAAAAAGCGGTAACTATCTGACGGCAACGCCGGAGGCAGCCAGGTTATCAGCAGGATTTGAAACCAACAGAGGACGTTTACCTTGGCCAGTGGCTTCGGGATCGATCACTGAAGGTTTTGGAAGGCATACGGAAGGTCAGGCTGGTTATACCAATGATGGGGTAAATATCATGACCAGTGAAGGCGCAACAGTACGTGCTGTATTTGGTGGAGAGGTGTTATTTGTAACGGTGATCCAGGGTATTTATGTCGTTGCGATACGCCATGGGGAGTATTTCACGATTTATCAGAATCTGAAATCGCCAAGTGTATCTAAAGGGGAAAAAGTAGAAACCCGCCAGAGTATCGGTACGGTTGCCACAACTTCTGATGGAGCAGTACTGCATTTTGAAATTATGAGGGGACAGTCAAAACTGAACCCTGAGGCATGGATTGCGAAATAA
- the tatA gene encoding twin-arginine translocase TatA/TatE family subunit, translated as MYTGVVLEFLNMGGSEIMLILAVVLLLFGGKKLPELARGLGKGIRDFKDASEGVKREIHRNINAMDIDDEIKATDAAYPATGTAAYDANNAVHVDPSAPTETVAETPVVAAAETHVKPAAEPHVTPVTAANVTPAAETHAAVHATATPAEEVPSAIEKNKI; from the coding sequence ATGTATACTGGAGTAGTATTAGAATTTTTAAATATGGGTGGCAGCGAAATCATGCTGATCCTGGCCGTAGTCCTGTTGTTATTCGGAGGTAAAAAATTACCTGAACTGGCAAGAGGATTAGGAAAAGGGATCAGGGATTTTAAAGATGCTTCTGAAGGAGTGAAACGCGAAATTCACCGCAATATCAATGCGATGGATATCGATGATGAGATTAAAGCAACAGATGCTGCTTACCCGGCAACTGGTACAGCTGCATATGATGCAAATAATGCAGTTCATGTTGATCCGTCAGCGCCAACAGAAACCGTTGCAGAAACACCTGTAGTGGCAGCGGCAGAAACGCACGTAAAACCAGCGGCAGAACCACACGTTACGCCGGTGACAGCAGCAAACGTAACACCAGCTGCAGAAACACATGCAGCAGTACATGCCACAGCAACACCTGCTGAGGAAGTACCATCAGCAATAGAAAAAAACAAAATTTAA
- a CDS encoding Sec-independent protein translocase subunit TatA/TatB, protein MLNTTILAALGTPEIIIILVVVLLLFGGKKIPELMRGLGKGVKEFKDGKEGADEHVDPNSTHKPQ, encoded by the coding sequence ATGTTAAACACAACAATATTAGCAGCACTGGGTACACCAGAGATCATTATTATTTTGGTAGTTGTTTTGCTGCTTTTTGGCGGTAAGAAAATTCCTGAACTGATGCGTGGGCTTGGTAAAGGCGTTAAAGAATTCAAAGACGGTAAAGAAGGAGCAGACGAGCATGTTGATCCTAACAGTACCCATAAACCACAATAG
- the gatA gene encoding Asp-tRNA(Asn)/Glu-tRNA(Gln) amidotransferase subunit GatA, giving the protein MKKYNSLSEIQALIAQKKLDLPDLLDYYFSQIATQQHLNVFNEVFVDSAKKQAVSVQQKIDNGTAGKLAGMVIGIKDNILYKDHITTASSKMLEGFISPYSSTVVTRLIREDAIIIGRTNCDEFAMGGSNETSYYGTVRNAADTERVAGGSSGGSAVAVQADMCLSALGTDTGGSVRQPAAFCGCYGLKPTYGRISRYGVIAYASSFDQVGPITSSVSDAALLLEVLAGADENDSTVSRLPVPDYLAALETTSPKKIAVLKETLESEALDPDIKAAILQAIAQFKAEGHTIEYVSFDLLDYLVPAYYVLTAAEASSNLSRYDGVHYGHRNLQAENLNSLYKKSRAEGFGEEVKRRILLGTFVLSAGYYDAYYQKAQQVRRLIRDKIEALLVDFDVILTPVAPTPPFKIGENIQDPLVMYMADIFTVLASLTGVPAIAIPLGNNKLGLPLSLQLMGKHFEEGALLSLSKSFTYLSST; this is encoded by the coding sequence TTGAAGAAGTATAACTCTCTATCAGAGATACAAGCACTTATTGCGCAAAAAAAGCTTGATCTCCCTGATTTACTCGACTATTATTTTTCGCAGATAGCAACACAACAGCACCTCAATGTATTCAATGAGGTGTTTGTCGATTCTGCGAAAAAGCAAGCAGTCAGCGTTCAGCAAAAAATAGACAATGGTACTGCTGGTAAGCTGGCAGGAATGGTGATTGGCATAAAGGATAATATCCTGTATAAAGACCATATCACGACTGCTTCTTCAAAAATGCTTGAAGGATTTATTTCTCCTTATTCTTCTACGGTCGTTACACGATTGATCCGGGAAGATGCAATTATCATCGGCAGAACAAACTGTGATGAATTTGCTATGGGAGGTTCTAATGAAACATCTTATTACGGCACAGTACGGAATGCCGCAGATACGGAAAGAGTAGCCGGTGGCTCTTCAGGAGGTTCTGCCGTAGCTGTACAAGCCGATATGTGCCTTTCTGCGCTGGGTACGGATACTGGTGGTTCAGTTCGTCAGCCTGCTGCATTTTGTGGCTGCTATGGATTAAAACCAACCTATGGACGTATTTCCAGGTATGGGGTAATTGCTTATGCCTCTTCTTTTGATCAGGTAGGGCCTATTACTTCCTCTGTCAGCGATGCCGCCTTACTTTTAGAAGTATTGGCCGGTGCTGATGAAAATGACAGCACTGTATCCCGCTTACCCGTTCCGGATTATCTGGCCGCACTTGAGACTACTTCTCCAAAGAAGATCGCTGTGCTGAAAGAAACGCTGGAAAGTGAAGCACTTGATCCGGATATTAAAGCTGCCATCCTGCAAGCGATTGCTCAGTTTAAAGCAGAGGGCCATACCATCGAGTATGTATCTTTTGACTTACTGGATTACCTCGTTCCTGCTTATTATGTCCTGACAGCTGCAGAAGCTTCTTCTAACCTGTCCAGATATGATGGGGTTCATTATGGTCACCGTAATTTACAGGCAGAAAATCTGAATAGCTTATACAAGAAATCCAGAGCTGAAGGTTTTGGGGAAGAAGTGAAGCGGAGGATTTTGCTGGGTACCTTTGTACTGAGTGCAGGATATTACGATGCTTACTATCAGAAAGCACAACAGGTAAGACGTTTGATCAGAGATAAAATCGAAGCCTTGCTGGTTGATTTTGATGTGATCCTGACACCTGTTGCACCTACACCGCCATTTAAAATAGGCGAAAATATACAAGATCCGCTAGTGATGTATATGGCTGATATTTTTACAGTACTGGCTTCGTTGACAGGGGTTCCGGCAATAGCTATCCCTCTGGGCAATAATAAGCTAGGTTTACCGTTAAGTCTTCAGTTAATGGGTAAACACTTTGAAGAAGGGGCGTTACTTTCCCTGTCCAAAAGTTTTACTTACTTAAGCTCCACCTAA
- a CDS encoding lytic transglycosylase domain-containing protein yields the protein MKRNVLILSFCVFILAAFNSSAQQKINKLDSISPISFLSTTYTGDTTAVPEVLENPLFYNYNFTYKKRLDSIQKQIPLPYNESVQRYIDIYSSRKDMMGKMLGLSEYYFPIFENALKAYDVPMELKFLPIIESSMNSHAISRVGATGLWQFMFSTAKDYGLGMDNFVDERKDPIQASYAAAAYFKDAYKNLGDWLLAIAAYNCGTGNVNRAIAKAHSRDFWAIRPFLPQETRNYVPAFIAAIYVMNCPDKHQIKAQKSLFAIKTDTIQVNRFVSLTELAEALAMEEGDLCTLNPSYKKKIVNGSEDEPKRIIIPKVSLANFAEIYEVLNNHTVETSTRVIMASNDDRRLHKKRKEVSQRSAQVRYHKVGAGQNLIAIANQYNVEVQDLRVWNNLKGSTIVPGQRLIVSQKSGRARETEAKSGEKYISYKAKGKSGSRITDRL from the coding sequence ATGAAAAGAAATGTACTTATCCTCTCATTTTGTGTATTTATCCTTGCAGCTTTCAACAGCAGCGCACAACAAAAAATCAACAAGCTGGATTCAATTTCTCCAATCAGCTTTCTTTCTACTACTTATACTGGTGATACTACTGCAGTACCCGAAGTTTTAGAAAACCCGCTGTTTTACAATTATAATTTCACCTATAAAAAACGGCTGGATTCTATTCAAAAGCAGATCCCACTGCCATATAATGAATCAGTACAACGTTATATCGACATCTACAGCTCCAGAAAAGACATGATGGGCAAGATGCTGGGCCTTTCTGAATATTACTTCCCGATTTTTGAAAATGCACTGAAAGCTTATGATGTTCCTATGGAACTTAAGTTTTTGCCAATTATTGAATCTTCGATGAATTCTCATGCGATCTCCAGGGTTGGCGCAACCGGTTTATGGCAGTTTATGTTCTCTACAGCTAAAGATTACGGACTGGGCATGGATAATTTTGTAGATGAGCGTAAGGATCCCATTCAGGCGAGTTATGCTGCGGCAGCTTACTTTAAGGATGCCTACAAGAACTTAGGAGACTGGTTGCTGGCTATCGCTGCCTATAATTGTGGAACAGGCAATGTAAACAGGGCCATTGCAAAAGCACACTCAAGAGATTTCTGGGCAATCAGACCCTTTTTGCCACAAGAAACACGCAATTATGTACCCGCTTTTATTGCAGCGATTTACGTGATGAACTGCCCGGATAAACATCAGATTAAAGCGCAGAAATCATTATTTGCCATTAAAACTGATACGATCCAGGTGAACCGTTTTGTTTCGCTGACAGAGCTGGCAGAAGCATTGGCGATGGAAGAAGGTGATCTGTGTACCTTGAATCCTTCGTATAAGAAGAAAATCGTTAACGGGTCGGAAGATGAGCCTAAAAGAATTATTATACCCAAAGTAAGCCTGGCGAACTTTGCGGAAATTTATGAAGTACTTAACAATCATACAGTAGAAACCAGTACGCGTGTTATTATGGCCTCAAATGATGACAGGAGGCTGCATAAAAAACGCAAAGAAGTTAGTCAGCGCAGTGCTCAGGTCAGATATCATAAAGTTGGTGCCGGCCAGAACTTAATTGCAATTGCTAATCAGTACAATGTAGAAGTCCAGGATTTACGCGTATGGAATAATTTGAAGGGAAGTACTATCGTTCCCGGACAACGGTTAATCGTCTCTCAAAAATCAGGTCGCGCCCGTGAAACTGAAGCCAAATCCGGCGAAAAATACATTTCTTATAAAGCGAAGGGGAAATCCGGATCAAGGATAACAGACAGGCTGTAA
- a CDS encoding NADP-dependent malic enzyme, protein MSKINRKQDALDYHSQGRPGKIEVIPTKPTNSQRDLALAYSPGVAEPCLRIAENTEDVYKYTAKGNLVAVISNGTAVLGLGNIGPEASKPVMEGKGLLFKIFADIDVFDLELDTTNVDDFVKIVKALEPTFGGVNLEDIKAPECFEIERRLKEVMNIPVMHDDQHGTAIISAAALLNACELQKKKIEKIKIVVNGAGAAAISCSRLYISLGAKKENLVMCDRSGVIRNTRENLDPTKAEFATARNLSTLAEALKDADVFIGLSSADCVTVEMLKSMARNPIVFAMANPNPEIAYELAIGSRKDLIMATGRSDYPNQVNNVLGFPYIFRGALDVRATGINEPMKIAAVRAIAELAKKSVPEAVNMAYNERNIKFGKDYIIPKPMDSRLITNVSMAVAKAAIDSGIARKIITDWDAYAEELKQRIGGDDAIMRAITNKAKSDPKRVVFAEADNYKILKAAQIVKDENIAIPILLGNKEVIQQIIAETALDLEGVLIIDPLQDPERMAKYSESLYQKRQRKGVTLFEATKLMRNRNYFGSSMVEFGEADAMISGLTRNYASTIKPALQIIGTAEGVNRVAGMYMMMTKKGPVFFGDTTVNVDPTVQELVDLTLLLERAVAKFNIQPRIALLSYSNFGSNDGEVPQKVRQAVKILHDKHPEILVDGEMQANFAISNSLLKDNFPFSRLAESPANTLIFPNLESGNIAYKLLQELGETEAVGPILLGLKKPVHIVQLGSSVREIVNMVTIAVLDVQGKQAGEKPKRTGLLKKTK, encoded by the coding sequence ATGAGCAAAATTAACAGGAAACAAGATGCATTAGATTACCATTCCCAAGGCAGGCCGGGCAAAATAGAAGTCATTCCAACCAAACCGACCAATTCACAAAGAGACTTAGCATTGGCTTATTCCCCAGGGGTAGCCGAACCTTGCTTAAGAATTGCTGAAAATACTGAAGATGTCTACAAATACACTGCTAAAGGTAACCTGGTCGCAGTAATTAGTAATGGGACAGCCGTTCTGGGACTTGGTAATATTGGTCCGGAAGCCTCTAAACCAGTGATGGAAGGTAAAGGCTTGCTGTTTAAAATATTTGCAGATATTGATGTTTTTGATCTGGAACTCGACACAACCAATGTGGACGATTTTGTGAAGATTGTGAAGGCGCTGGAGCCGACTTTCGGGGGTGTTAACCTGGAAGATATTAAAGCACCAGAATGTTTTGAAATTGAGCGCCGCCTCAAAGAGGTCATGAATATTCCGGTGATGCACGACGATCAGCATGGAACAGCAATTATTTCTGCTGCTGCATTATTGAATGCCTGCGAACTGCAAAAGAAAAAAATAGAAAAGATTAAGATTGTCGTTAACGGTGCGGGTGCAGCTGCTATATCCTGCAGCCGGCTGTATATTTCGTTAGGGGCTAAAAAAGAAAACCTGGTGATGTGTGACCGGTCGGGCGTAATCCGCAATACACGCGAAAACCTTGATCCGACAAAAGCTGAATTTGCAACTGCAAGAAACCTGTCTACATTGGCAGAAGCATTGAAAGATGCAGATGTATTCATTGGTTTATCGTCTGCTGACTGTGTAACCGTAGAAATGTTAAAGTCAATGGCACGCAATCCGATTGTTTTCGCCATGGCTAACCCTAATCCGGAAATCGCTTACGAACTGGCTATCGGCTCCCGCAAGGACTTAATTATGGCTACCGGCCGTTCCGATTATCCTAACCAGGTGAACAATGTATTGGGTTTCCCTTATATATTCAGAGGTGCATTAGACGTCAGGGCTACAGGGATCAATGAGCCAATGAAAATTGCAGCAGTACGTGCAATTGCTGAACTGGCTAAAAAATCTGTTCCTGAGGCCGTTAATATGGCTTACAACGAAAGAAATATCAAATTTGGTAAAGATTATATCATTCCAAAACCAATGGACTCCCGTTTAATTACCAATGTTTCAATGGCAGTCGCAAAAGCAGCGATTGATTCTGGTATTGCCCGTAAAATCATTACAGACTGGGATGCCTATGCAGAGGAATTAAAACAAAGAATTGGCGGAGATGATGCGATTATGCGTGCCATTACCAATAAGGCTAAATCTGATCCTAAACGTGTTGTTTTTGCAGAAGCTGATAATTATAAAATCTTAAAGGCTGCGCAAATTGTGAAAGATGAAAACATCGCTATTCCGATTTTACTAGGCAATAAAGAGGTGATTCAGCAGATCATTGCAGAAACCGCATTGGATTTGGAAGGTGTATTGATTATCGATCCTCTTCAGGATCCTGAGCGCATGGCCAAATATTCAGAATCACTTTATCAGAAAAGACAGCGTAAAGGGGTTACGCTTTTTGAAGCCACTAAATTAATGCGGAACAGGAACTACTTTGGTTCTTCGATGGTAGAATTCGGAGAAGCAGATGCGATGATTTCCGGACTGACAAGAAATTACGCTTCAACCATTAAACCGGCGTTACAGATTATAGGAACGGCAGAAGGGGTAAACAGAGTTGCAGGGATGTACATGATGATGACCAAAAAAGGGCCTGTTTTCTTTGGCGACACCACAGTCAACGTTGATCCGACGGTACAAGAACTGGTCGATCTGACCTTATTATTAGAGCGTGCGGTAGCTAAATTTAATATACAGCCAAGAATTGCTTTACTTTCTTATTCTAACTTTGGTTCTAATGACGGTGAAGTTCCTCAAAAAGTTAGACAGGCGGTAAAAATATTACATGATAAGCATCCTGAGATTTTAGTAGATGGAGAAATGCAGGCTAATTTTGCAATTAGCAATTCTTTGTTAAAAGATAACTTTCCTTTTAGTAGATTAGCGGAAAGCCCGGCAAATACGCTCATCTTCCCAAACTTGGAGTCGGGAAATATTGCTTATAAATTGTTGCAGGAATTAGGTGAAACAGAGGCTGTAGGCCCAATATTATTAGGATTAAAAAAGCCTGTACATATTGTACAGTTAGGAAGTTCTGTACGCGAAATTGTGAATATGGTCACGATCGCAGTATTGGATGTACAGGGAAAACAAGCAGGCGAAAAGCCTAAAAGAACAGGGTTACTAAAGAAAACGAAATAA
- the ruvA gene encoding Holliday junction branch migration protein RuvA — MFDYIDGRLTFKCPAYIVVEAGGIGYHINISLNTYSSLGTAERCKIYLWLHVKEDAHTLYGFIDEGERRLFLHLISVSGIGPNTGRMMLSSITPAEIQTAIVNADLPLIQRIKGIGAKGAQRIVLELQDKLKKEGTGSLIAAPLNHTVREEALSALTMLGFAKAPAEKAIDNAIKNGGLDLTVEQMIKIALKNL; from the coding sequence ATGTTTGATTATATTGATGGCAGGTTAACGTTTAAATGTCCTGCTTATATTGTGGTAGAGGCGGGTGGTATTGGATATCACATCAATATATCATTGAATACCTATAGCAGTTTAGGGACTGCCGAGCGCTGTAAAATCTATTTATGGCTGCATGTTAAAGAAGATGCACATACTTTATACGGATTTATAGATGAAGGAGAACGCCGGTTATTTTTACACCTGATTTCAGTATCTGGTATCGGGCCGAATACCGGGCGTATGATGCTCTCTTCTATTACGCCGGCCGAAATTCAAACTGCTATAGTCAACGCTGATTTACCTTTGATACAACGTATCAAAGGTATTGGTGCGAAAGGTGCACAGCGGATAGTTTTAGAGCTGCAGGATAAATTGAAAAAAGAAGGTACCGGGTCGTTAATTGCCGCTCCTTTAAATCATACGGTCAGAGAAGAGGCATTATCAGCATTAACGATGCTTGGATTTGCAAAAGCGCCTGCGGAGAAAGCGATAGATAATGCAATCAAGAATGGCGGACTGGATTTAACTGTTGAACAGATGATTAAAATAGCTTTAAAGAACTTATAA